A genomic stretch from bacterium includes:
- a CDS encoding TlyA family rRNA (cytidine-2'-O)-methyltransferase: MPYVSRGGEKLAHALDVFGVDPGGRVCADLGCSTGGFTDVLLQRGAACVYAVDTGYGVLDWKLRNDARVVVMERTNALHVTLPEPCGLVVIDAGWTRQARIVPHALGLLAPGGEIVTLLKPHYEAPRAWLEKGRLPGARHPEVLARVLAGLRAFALDVGEPLPSPVRGGKGVNREYLLRITARS; encoded by the coding sequence ATGCCTTACGTATCTCGCGGCGGAGAGAAGCTGGCCCATGCCCTGGATGTCTTCGGTGTCGATCCAGGGGGCCGCGTCTGCGCCGACCTGGGCTGCAGCACCGGGGGTTTCACCGACGTCCTGCTCCAGCGGGGCGCGGCGTGCGTCTATGCCGTGGACACGGGTTACGGAGTGCTGGACTGGAAGCTGCGCAACGATGCGCGCGTGGTCGTCATGGAACGGACCAACGCCCTGCACGTCACCCTGCCCGAGCCGTGCGGCCTGGTGGTGATCGACGCCGGCTGGACCCGCCAGGCGAGGATCGTGCCGCATGCCCTGGGGCTGCTCGCGCCCGGCGGCGAGATCGTCACCCTGCTCAAGCCCCACTACGAGGCCCCGCGCGCCTGGCTGGAGAAAGGACGGCTGCCCGGCGCGCGACATCCCGAGGTGTTGGCGCGGGTCCTCGCCGGGTTGCGCGCATTCGCCCTCGACGTCGGCGAGCCCCTGCCCTCGCCTGTCCGTGGCGGCAAGGGGGTCAACCGGGAATACCTGCTGCGTATCACCGCGCGGTCGTGA
- a CDS encoding bifunctional metallophosphatase/5'-nucleotidase has translation MPRGTCQAFLLLAAALCAALAGCAPCRTDGVCDAPPSAAAPAPPPVPGDGPWNLTVFHVNDSHCAFLPEPAQWRGDRALVGGVVALAGHLAEQRATALAALLLDAGDFMTGNLFCEMEDDGVRGGAWLDLLNRLGIDAGVIGNHEFDLGRENAHRLAARATHPLMALDLRDEAGELEFPAEPVVIERGGLRVGVIGVTCQGLFEVCAETRVRGLRLDDQAATARRWAAELDPDTDLLVLITHNGADTDTTLARALGGSGIDLIVGGHSHTRLEEPLLVGGILVVQAGSRLKNLGRVDLRVAEDRILEYDGRLIPLLAEGRRAPPEIEAAVAAAAARVDREFGRVIGELTVSWRRDSRAESNVGDWLCDALRAAAGADVALLNSGTIRNNFDPGPLTLLDIHTLLPFGNNLETFEVDGAELARIARVNAQAAESGEHGIMQVSGLNYAYTMDDGEARLLEATVDGQPIAPGRVYKVACPDFLAMQARLYMDMEKPRTTLAGGTVTGVVIDAIEAAGTIGAATGGRIVRK, from the coding sequence ATGCCCCGCGGCACATGCCAGGCGTTTCTGCTGCTCGCGGCGGCCCTCTGCGCCGCTCTCGCCGGCTGCGCGCCTTGCCGCACGGACGGCGTCTGCGATGCTCCACCTTCCGCCGCCGCGCCCGCGCCGCCGCCGGTCCCGGGCGACGGGCCGTGGAACCTGACCGTCTTCCACGTCAACGACAGCCACTGCGCCTTCCTGCCCGAGCCCGCCCAATGGCGCGGCGACCGCGCGCTCGTCGGCGGGGTGGTCGCTCTCGCCGGGCACCTCGCGGAGCAGCGCGCCACCGCGCTGGCCGCGCTGCTCCTCGACGCCGGCGACTTCATGACCGGCAACCTCTTCTGCGAGATGGAGGACGACGGCGTGCGCGGCGGCGCCTGGCTGGACCTGCTGAACCGGCTGGGCATCGACGCGGGCGTGATCGGCAACCACGAGTTCGACCTGGGCCGCGAGAACGCGCATCGGCTGGCCGCGCGCGCGACGCATCCCCTGATGGCCCTGGACCTGCGCGACGAGGCGGGCGAGCTGGAGTTTCCGGCCGAACCCGTCGTGATCGAAAGGGGCGGCCTGCGCGTGGGCGTGATCGGGGTGACCTGCCAGGGCCTGTTCGAGGTCTGCGCCGAGACCCGCGTGCGCGGGCTGCGGCTGGACGACCAGGCCGCGACGGCGCGGCGCTGGGCCGCCGAACTCGATCCCGACACCGACCTGCTGGTGCTCATCACCCACAACGGCGCGGATACGGACACCACCCTGGCGCGCGCGCTGGGCGGGTCCGGCATCGACCTGATCGTCGGCGGCCACTCCCATACGCGCCTGGAGGAGCCGCTGCTCGTCGGCGGGATCCTGGTGGTCCAGGCCGGCTCCCGGCTCAAGAACCTGGGGCGGGTGGACCTGCGCGTGGCCGAAGACCGCATCCTGGAATACGACGGCCGCCTGATTCCCCTGCTGGCCGAGGGCCGCCGCGCCCCGCCGGAAATCGAGGCCGCCGTCGCCGCGGCGGCCGCGCGCGTGGACCGGGAGTTCGGGCGGGTGATCGGCGAGCTCACGGTGTCCTGGCGGCGCGATAGCCGCGCCGAGAGCAACGTGGGCGACTGGCTCTGCGACGCGCTGCGCGCGGCCGCGGGCGCCGACGTGGCCCTGCTCAACTCCGGCACCATCCGCAACAACTTCGACCCGGGCCCGCTGACCCTGCTGGACATCCACACCCTGCTGCCCTTCGGGAACAACCTGGAGACCTTCGAGGTCGATGGCGCGGAGCTGGCGCGCATCGCCCGCGTCAACGCGCAGGCCGCCGAGAGCGGCGAGCACGGGATCATGCAGGTCTCGGGCCTGAACTACGCCTACACGATGGACGACGGCGAGGCGCGCCTCCTCGAGGCGACCGTGGACGGGCAACCAATAGCGCCCGGACGCGTCTACAAGGTGGCCTGCCCAGATTTCCTGGCCATGCAGGCGCGATTGTACATGGACATGGAGAAGCCCCGCACCACATTGGCCGGGGGGACGGTCACCGGCGTCGTCATCGACGCCATCGAAGCGGCGGGAACCATCGGTGCGGCCACGGGCGGCCGCATCGTGCGCAAATGA
- a CDS encoding RNA polymerase sigma factor, which produces MGFWDYRRWRDDSWPEASGPAKPAAAETGRADPDLAIQKERLIQARIDLERFEYFYEQFYPQIMRFCYRNVWHRDEAEDLAAETFQAAMENLSKFRWQGISFGAWLYRIASNRIKKWHWKQANHPQCPLPENLLGEVLLIGDEPDPERRLEIAQECDRLSRYMSRLNADDRIYLNLHYQEGLSTREISVIADKKWGTIASRISRARKKLQALADEDDERS; this is translated from the coding sequence ATGGGCTTCTGGGACTATAGGCGTTGGAGGGATGATTCGTGGCCCGAAGCCAGTGGGCCGGCGAAGCCCGCCGCGGCGGAGACCGGCCGCGCCGACCCCGATCTGGCCATCCAGAAGGAGCGGTTGATACAGGCCAGGATCGACCTGGAGCGCTTCGAATACTTCTATGAGCAGTTCTATCCGCAGATCATGCGCTTCTGTTATCGCAACGTCTGGCACAGGGACGAGGCCGAGGATCTGGCGGCCGAGACCTTCCAGGCGGCCATGGAGAACCTCTCGAAGTTCCGCTGGCAGGGGATCAGCTTCGGCGCCTGGCTGTACAGGATCGCCTCCAACCGGATCAAGAAGTGGCATTGGAAGCAGGCGAATCATCCCCAGTGCCCGTTGCCCGAGAACCTGCTGGGAGAGGTTCTGCTGATAGGCGACGAGCCGGATCCGGAACGGCGACTCGAGATCGCCCAGGAATGCGATCGTCTGTCGCGATACATGTCCCGCTTGAACGCGGACGACCGGATCTACCTGAACCTCCATTACCAGGAAGGTCTGTCGACCAGGGAGATATCGGTGATCGCGGACAAGAAGTGGGGCACGATCGCTTCGAGGATCAGCCGGGCGCGAAAGAAACTGCAGGCACTTGCGGACGAGGACGATGAGAGAAGTTAG
- a CDS encoding class I SAM-dependent methyltransferase — protein MYDHDAAYAGYATCFGDRPEAILTASMGEIAPGGRVLDIGVGQGRNALPLARAGLRVTGIDPSAAAIEQVRDKAVAAGQEIALWRGEFGAYEPEAPFDAVLCFGLLQVLSRSQCASLIHRLHAWTEIGSLLMLTAWHVDDPSYERISDTWEKVGLHSFRNERGEHRTYLARGVIRNLIPGWEVLHHEEILGPVHGHGDGEEHRHGVIELVARRR, from the coding sequence ATGTACGACCACGACGCCGCCTACGCCGGATACGCGACATGTTTCGGCGATCGCCCGGAAGCCATCCTCACCGCATCCATGGGCGAGATCGCGCCCGGCGGGCGGGTCCTCGACATCGGCGTCGGACAGGGCCGCAACGCACTGCCACTGGCTCGCGCCGGCCTGCGGGTGACGGGCATCGATCCGTCCGCCGCGGCGATCGAACAGGTCCGCGACAAGGCCGTCGCGGCCGGCCAGGAGATCGCGCTCTGGCGGGGCGAATTCGGCGCCTACGAGCCCGAAGCCCCCTTCGACGCCGTGCTCTGCTTCGGCTTGCTGCAGGTCCTCTCGCGCTCGCAGTGCGCCAGCCTGATCCACCGCCTGCACGCCTGGACGGAGATCGGATCGCTGCTCATGCTGACCGCCTGGCACGTGGACGATCCATCCTACGAGCGGATCAGCGACACCTGGGAAAAGGTGGGACTGCATAGCTTTCGCAACGAACGGGGCGAACACCGCACCTACCTGGCCCGCGGCGTCATCCGCAACCTGATACCCGGCTGGGAGGTCTTGCACCACGAGGAGATCCTGGGTCCGGTCCACGGTCACGGAGACGGCGAAGAGCACAGGCACGGCGTGATCGAGCTGGTGGCGCGCCGGCGGTGA
- a CDS encoding radical SAM protein has protein sequence MNLPFCHVFTSGERHYAYDVNSGDVVEIDPPTAIVLAGSPGGSNATVSTDALRDARGRVVVARADQGLFLSHRPGTLTACETCHDASGYDGDVGQLTLSISDQCNLRCRYCLHGNDLDWVRPHRDARMTPRTARAAVREFLRRSRRATAPSISFYGGEPLLAPDLIHEVVALVRREGPRDDYRFNIDTNGTLLDAETVSLIVDEGLNLQVSLDGPPHIHDRYRRYRGGGPTHEAIMGGLRRLMRASSRAHELLRFQVTLLPPGNLEEIAAYFRGFPLYGEFGCAEEPSLGINAADLTGADLTTLGIAGGDFAAFAADMDAARIRYVEARVAGHDDAPDLVLRALFDGDLITFYHRHRGRLGDAISPGGCCRPGQRRLHVRADGVYQPCERVGDGLVIGDVERGIDLAAVDDLWHRFAGALGERCLDCWACRLCPLCFTALAEGWRCDGGGATVSAARCDNARARLERTLRTYVELVERNPRSLDFLETSTVS, from the coding sequence ATGAACCTGCCATTCTGCCATGTCTTCACGAGCGGCGAGCGTCATTATGCCTACGATGTGAACTCTGGCGATGTCGTCGAGATCGATCCGCCCACGGCGATCGTGCTGGCGGGTTCACCGGGCGGGTCGAACGCGACCGTCTCCACCGACGCGTTGCGCGACGCCCGGGGGCGCGTCGTCGTCGCCCGGGCCGACCAGGGCCTGTTCCTTTCCCACCGCCCGGGCACCCTGACCGCCTGCGAGACCTGCCACGATGCCAGCGGCTACGACGGCGACGTCGGACAGCTCACCCTTTCGATCAGCGATCAGTGCAATCTGCGCTGCCGCTACTGCCTGCACGGCAACGATCTCGACTGGGTGCGCCCGCATCGCGACGCGCGCATGACGCCGCGGACGGCGCGGGCCGCGGTACGCGAGTTCCTGCGGCGGAGCCGGCGCGCGACGGCCCCGTCCATCTCGTTCTACGGGGGCGAGCCGCTGCTCGCGCCGGACCTGATTCACGAGGTCGTCGCGCTCGTGCGGCGCGAGGGGCCGCGCGACGACTACCGGTTCAACATCGACACCAACGGCACCCTGCTCGACGCCGAGACCGTCTCCCTGATCGTCGACGAGGGACTCAACCTGCAGGTCAGCCTGGACGGGCCCCCGCACATCCACGACCGGTACAGGCGCTACCGCGGCGGTGGCCCCACCCACGAGGCGATCATGGGGGGGCTACGGCGACTGATGCGGGCTTCGTCCCGCGCGCACGAACTCCTGCGTTTCCAGGTCACGCTGTTGCCGCCGGGCAATCTCGAGGAGATCGCCGCCTATTTCAGGGGTTTCCCCCTGTACGGGGAATTCGGTTGCGCCGAGGAGCCGTCCCTGGGCATCAATGCGGCCGATCTCACCGGCGCCGACCTGACGACCCTGGGGATTGCCGGGGGCGACTTCGCGGCCTTCGCGGCCGATATGGATGCGGCCCGCATCCGCTACGTGGAGGCCCGCGTCGCCGGGCATGACGATGCGCCGGATCTGGTGCTGCGTGCCCTTTTCGACGGCGACCTGATCACCTTCTACCACCGCCACCGCGGCCGACTCGGGGATGCGATCTCGCCGGGCGGCTGTTGCCGTCCCGGACAGCGCCGCCTGCATGTGCGCGCCGACGGCGTCTATCAACCCTGCGAGCGCGTGGGGGACGGGCTGGTCATCGGCGATGTCGAACGCGGCATCGACCTCGCGGCGGTGGACGATCTCTGGCACAGGTTCGCGGGGGCGCTCGGCGAGCGCTGTCTGGATTGCTGGGCCTGTCGGCTGTGTCCGCTGTGCTTCACGGCGCTGGCGGAGGGATGGCGATGCGACGGGGGCGGGGCGACCGTCTCCGCGGCCCGTTGTGATAATGCCCGCGCCCGGCTGGAGAGGACCCTGCGCACATACGTGGAACTCGTGGAGCGGAACCCGCGAAGCCTGGATTTTCTGGAGACGAGTACGGTCAGTTGA
- a CDS encoding TIGR00266 family protein, giving the protein MAHEIDFELVGDDLQAVIVELDPDEAVQAEAGAMLYMEPGVQMNTGADGGIFGGLKRVFTGESFFITTFKNTGPGKAHVAFAAPYPGKIIPMDLTRLGGRMLCQKDAFLCCAYGIEIDVAFTKRLGAGLFGGEGFILQRLTGDGLVFCHAGGTILERDLAPGETLRVDTGCLVSLQESVDYDIQFVGGFKNALFGGEGLFLASLTGPGKVYLQTLPFSRLADRITAAVNRNRGEHRGVGGLVGKKGLLGDLLSGD; this is encoded by the coding sequence ATGGCGCATGAGATAGACTTCGAACTGGTCGGCGACGACCTGCAGGCGGTCATCGTGGAGCTGGACCCCGACGAGGCGGTGCAGGCCGAGGCCGGCGCCATGCTCTACATGGAGCCCGGCGTGCAGATGAACACCGGCGCCGACGGCGGCATCTTCGGCGGCCTCAAGCGCGTGTTCACCGGCGAGAGCTTCTTCATCACCACCTTCAAGAATACCGGACCGGGCAAGGCGCACGTGGCCTTCGCGGCGCCCTATCCCGGCAAGATCATACCGATGGATCTGACCAGGCTCGGCGGCCGCATGCTCTGCCAGAAGGACGCCTTCCTGTGCTGCGCCTACGGCATCGAGATCGACGTGGCCTTCACCAAGCGCCTCGGCGCCGGGTTGTTCGGCGGCGAGGGCTTCATCCTGCAGCGCCTCACCGGCGACGGGCTGGTCTTCTGCCACGCCGGCGGCACCATCCTGGAGCGCGACCTGGCCCCGGGCGAGACCCTGCGCGTGGACACGGGCTGCCTGGTCTCGCTCCAGGAGTCGGTCGACTACGACATCCAGTTCGTGGGCGGCTTCAAGAACGCGCTGTTCGGAGGCGAGGGCCTCTTCCTCGCGTCGCTGACCGGCCCCGGGAAGGTGTATCTGCAGACCCTGCCGTTCAGCCGCCTGGCCGACCGCATCACCGCGGCCGTCAACCGCAACAGGGGCGAGCACCGCGGCGTGGGCGGCCTGGTGGGCAAGAAGGGGCTGCTGGGGGACCTGCTGAGCGGGGACTGA